In the genome of Corticium candelabrum chromosome 18, ooCorCand1.1, whole genome shotgun sequence, the window GACTTCTGTTGAATATTGCAGAAAGAAAGCATCACTTTGCAGACTCTCTGAAAGGATTCAAGTATCAGTTCAATGCAGGTACGCTGCAGGTTGTATTTCTAGCTACGCTTACTACGTCTTTACTGCAAAGTCTATGTACTATCAGTAATTAGCAAAACTTttagaaatttaattaactgtgtaGTTAATTTAGTAAAAGTTCTGTGTCTATGCTAATGTATTCCAGCTAAGTGATGATGCTATGCTATCTAAACTGTTTACAAAAATGTTTGCAAACTGTAGACACATTAGTACATAACAACAATTCCACTAGTGTACCATACTTCGATCATTAGCAAGCTGTTTAGTGTTTTAGTGTCATGCAGTCCAACCATACACTGCTAACCAATTTTGTTAAGACTTGAAGACTATAATGAATAATGACAGTTTGCTCACATGTTTAAttgaaaataataaatttaattaagtgtttatggctatatatatactgaTAGTTAATTTCCATATTGGTTTTGTTTACATTACATTATTCTACTTTACTGGTTATTTCATTATGTCATATGGTATTCATATTCAGATGGTCAACTGCGACACACAGAAACCGGTGATCAATTTGAGTTTATGATTAAAGATAATGATCATCAGTACAACCAGAGGAGATATGAAGCACTTGGCAAAGTACACAGATGCAGCATGTATTGACATGTCAGTAGCGtagctaggcatgaggcagtgaggcagttgcctcggtaggAAAAATGGGCGTTTTCTGAGATACTGAGATACTCATTTGGAAGAGCGAATGCTCAGAAGTTCCAAGAGCGGAACGGCTAAATGCCACATTACTTGACACGCTGCAATTAGCGGATAAAGACTTTTACCCGAACGTGCATGCGATACTCAAGCTATTGTTGACTCTACCAGTAGGGTCAGTATCTTGCGAGAGGTCGTTTTCGAAGATGAGAAGGCTTAAACATTGGTCAAGAACCACTATGGGAGAGAATAGGCTAAATGGGTTAGCTCTCATGTTTGTCCACAAGGATATGAAAATTAGCAGAGAAAATGTTCTGCAAAGATTTGATTCCACGAGACATAGAAGGATTGGACAGCTTCATCTGCCAACTGCTAACTAATCcaagtgtagtttactgtttttACCCTGTCAAATCAATTAAGCATATCAATATGACAGCAATAGCCTTAGGTAGTGCATATCAATaaggaattaatattaataaaaaaattaatattaatatcaatttgcctCGGTAAgaaaaaaatcctggctacgccactgcatgtactgtacatatggGCTGATACATTTATGGCAGATCATCGACAAGTACATCTACTTACAGCTGGAAGAGGAAACCCACTTGAAAAGAATCAAAATTCCGGTACATtgcagtgtgtgtatgtagcaTGTAGCTTGCACAATCTACTTAGAATTGGTTAAAGAATGTTATTGATGATTTGCCTACCATCTAAGCATTACCATTTATTGCCTTGTAACTGCATGCAGCTGGTTGGTGTTATGCACAGGTGGATGCAGAACAAGATGAGCCTGTAGGATTTTTCTTTGCAAGTGATGATGCTGAAACGAATACGGATCGCTTGATGGTTATCATACATGGCAGTGGAGTTGTCAGAGCTGGGCAGTGGTCAAGAAGGTagctcaacacacacacacacacacacacacacacacacacacacacacacacacacacacacacacacacacacacacacgcacacacacacacacacacacacacacacacacacacacacacacacgaacaacaCACGAACACGCACACATCTCGTGTGACTTTACAGTTACTTTTTGTCACTATAGTTTGATCGTCCAGCTCTGTactgtgtttgcatgtttgttcacgtcagtgtgtttgtttgtttgtttgttgtctccTGCTGAACTTTCTGTCATCCTCTAACAGACTTATCATCAATGATCGATTGGAGACTGGTTCACAGTTACCATACATCAAAAAGGCAATTGAGGTTTGTTATCCAGCCGTCTTTATTGCCCTTAAACTCAATCATTGACATTAGTTTGTCTCGCAGAAAGGTTACTCAGTCATtgtcacaaacacaaatctGAATTATCAAGAAGATGACAGCACTAAACGTCTCATTCGAGTATTTCAGACATTTGGTCCCCCTGCACGTCAAAACTGCATTTGTGCTAACTTTTTTAATGTCCAGGGCAGTGAGAGTCCCGAAGAACACATGTTGTATGTGTGGAGAAACTTTGTGAAGAAATGTCCAGCAAGACATGTTGATGTGCTTGCTCACAGCTATGGAGGAATAGTGACAGTCCACTGGGTAGAGCTACATTTGTAAATCCCATCTATAGCTGTGTTTCATGCTCCTTAATTAATtccgtgtgagtgtgtgtgtgtgtgtgtgtgtgtgtgtgtgtgtgtgtgtgtgtgtgtgcatgagagTTAGAGAGTAGTGGCATATGCCTATCAGTTCATCTGTCTACCATGTCTTCTCTCCAACTATGCTTTTAGtaaattttgttgtgttgacaGTTGAATATGGAGAAAGATGCAAGGGACAGAGTTTGTAAAGTTGCATTCACTGACTCTGTTCATGGAATGTACAAGCAAGGCGTAACACAAGAGACGGCAGATTGGTTTATCAAGGTATGACTCGATCTGACAGGTGGATGGAATAGACAGGCACATGCTATGTttaatgtgttgtgttagaATTCTATTAACTGGGTTTCCACGTTCGCTCCTCTCAACACATACCAAGGTCAACTTAAGAATGATGTCCACAAACTCTCTGCAGGTGCAGCAGAATTACAGTGATATATGACTTTTTTGGacctagtgtgtgtgtgtgtgtgtgtgtgtgtgtgtgtgtgtgtgtgtgtgtgtgtgcacgtgcacacacacacacgcgatTCCAAATAGCCCACACAACTTATTGCTAcacaaaataattattgtgagGTGCTAGCCTTGTCTCCAAACTCCTTGCCTGGCTTTGCACATTTCCTATTCACAAAATCAAGTGTGCTTATAGCTTTGTTCAGTTCCATGTACACTTGTAGCAAAGCGAAACACCCCCTTACCAGCCAAAGCAAAGTGCAAGTGAGTCTGGAAACAAGACTAAGGATGTATCATGATCTTGACCCTGTGTTATCATGGTCAGGTACTGATGTACACGAACTGACCTCCCACTCATGCTTTGATACTATCTTCAAATACTTCTCGGCAGACGACACAACATTTGATTTCTTGAATAGAGAAGCTATAGAGTTGGAAATGGAGATAACTTTCTCAAACAGCAAGGCCATTTACAGAGAGGGAGTAGATGAGATTGATGAACTAATGAATGAACAAGAGGTAAAAGGCAAGCCACAAGAACAAAGATTGGAAGCAGATAATGGTGGTTCAAGTATGCAAGAGCACAAAGGTAACAATTCTGTCTAGTAAAGAAGGTCTATATAGTATGATCTTGTAGCAGTGTTTGTGCATTATTCAATCACCAACAGCTCTTGCTCATTCATCTGTTGGTTGGACCTGTCGTCGTAAGGTTTTCTGACAATCCTAGGTGTCATTCTATTCAAGCGTGTTGATCTATTTATGCATGTTGTTCTATTTGAGGAAGTATGGTGGGTTAAATCGAGCCTCATAAGTACGTTCCGACCTTATTATACCCTCATGCATAACCCGACTGCCACAAATGTGTCACTCCTTTCATTCCGTGTATCAAATTTAGGCAAATTATAGAGTCAAATTTGTAACTTCTGTGGGCAAAGGGTTTTCAACCAAATTTGTTTGATGTATTGGCATGATATTATTGCACTGTCTTTGGTATTATCCCTGTTGTCAGTAGAACAGACCAATCATTGCCTTACCTGAATCAAAGCCTTGCTGTTAATAACATAAATAACATAATGAGAATAACATTTGTGTTGCTGTATTCCATTGTCTCATGTCATAATTTGATCCACCCATATCATGGCTTTGTCTGCACTAAACAGACACAAATCAAGTTGGCTTAGAAGAGCAAGAAGATGAAGCAGCAAGAACAATCGAAAATCAGCAAGAGAACGGGCAATGTCCACACACAGATGATGGTGAGTAGTCACTGTCATGCAGTTGCTGTGTAGGGTTTGCTGCAGGACTTAGAAATCAGTCAGTTGGTCATTATATGTTGGTCAGTTAGCTTGTCAGTTTCCTCTTTCAGCTTTACAAGTTCAAACGGAGACAGAAGGAAACTGCGACGAACAGAAGCCGAAGCAAGAGGAAACCAGCCAAAGCAGCGGCAAGGAATTAACAGTTCAAAGTCTACCAGAAGTGTCAGTGGAGGACAAAGGAGGAGAGCATGCAGGAAAACTTCAAAATATGGAAAATAAAGAAGAGACAATGGACAATGAACTAACTGAAACTGTGACTGTATGAACTGTCGACAATGCTGGACACCATTTGATAATTGTCAATAGTACACTGTTCCTTATATTGTAGATGAAACTTGTAGGGTCTCTGTGACTACTGTTTTTGTGCTCTAAATGTAACAACTCAATCATACGACATTGCAATAGGTAATTCTTTAGTATACAGAGACCAGCTTGTACACTTACAGGGATTGGTTATCCACgaactattgatattaactatcAACCATACCAGATCTTGTGATCACTATGATTCCTCGATTGCCAATCTCCACTGCTAATTCTATCAACTTCCTGCAAAATTTCCATTCACACCACAAATTGTACAATGAGCTGTCTTGAGTACAGAATTTAAACAGTTATAAGTATGAAATACATCAACTAAACTGGtcacacaacaatcaatgaCTTGGACCCTTGTAGCTACAAAATAGAGAATAACGGGTGTTAGCTATCTGATCAGGTATATCAGTTGTGTTGAACATACTCTGCTTCATCTCTCAAAAGGTCTAGAAATTTGGCAACTCGTGTTGCTTTCGAGCTCTGCATACACACAACGCTTGCATCCAATATCACGATTTTGTTGTATGTGGATAATTCAAGAAGACATTGGGAGacaagatggacagaaacACATTtgaaaaacagataaacagactaacacacacacacacacacacacacatgcacgcccacccgcccgcccgtatgcacgcacgcatgcgcgcgcacacacacacacacacacacacacacacacacacacacacacacacacacacaggtacaTTATTGAGTGGTACATTTACCCACTAACCACTACTCTGTTattatacaaacagacaatcaccTGTCTGGCCATTTCAACCAAGATCAGCAAGTTCTTGATTCCAATCCACAAACTAACATTTGACAATTAGAACAAAAAAACAATACAACTATTACTACTCAGTGTCCCCTTACCTGTGCTTTCCAACTTTCTTCTTGATTTCTTCCAACTCAGAGTCTTCAAACACATCCAGTGCCTATACATAACATCTTACTATTATTGTACTACAGAAATTAGTCAGCCAGAAAGTGTCTATTCGCATCTTCATATGTGGAgcaaaaataataataatgaccacatacaatacaatcacAGATATCACAAACGAAAGTGTCTTCACAATGATAAGTACACAAGCAGTACGTTAGAATCATACGAGCTGCAGTAGCTAAAGACAGAAAACGAGTGAGGAATGAAAGGTCTGTGCATTGAACGAAAAAGATACCAAAATTATACAGATAGAAAACATTAAACTTGGCAAAAATTTTAGAAATTACTTTGGATCCTTacctaaacaacaaacacagagtAAACACTGACGACACCAAATAAGTAAATCTTAACAACTGAAAGTGGCAAATGGCTGCATGTAATAGACACACAGTTCAGTGTTTCTATTCCCATGACACAAAAAACATTGTAGAAATACTCCAACTACTAGAAAAACACCAAGAAGTAAACAGACAACTCATTTCTATGTGTCGATCATTTCTGTGTCATAATTCCATTAACGCAAGACACATCACACATTAATGACCAAAAGAGATCCAGACAACAAACCCAATTCCTGGTAACAagacaatacaacaaacaaagatgtAGGTACAGTGTACCATCAATATACACACAGCCAAAACACTCAAATAGCTCTTATCCTTGGTAAAACAACACAGGCATCACACTATGTAACGAAACTCATACAGTAAACTCATTAGCCTGTAATGGTCAAACTAATTTTTTAGGTGTTCTCAAGCTGTTTACAGTACCTGTAATGCTGCCAGGAGTTCAGAGCCATTGCTGATGCAAGACACATGACAAATTGTGTTGAAGACTGCCGTCATTCCCATCATTTCCAAAACATCCTTTTGGCTTGTTGTACCAATGATCAACAATCTCCTACCCTACAAATCGCAAAAACCAAGAGAAAGTTGCAAAGTCAACAATGCAAGAGAGAAAAATGTCGGAATAACAATAACTAAAAAATATAGTATATATTTTCACCTAACTGTTCTATGTAGCACATGCTAGTTCTGTAATACAAGTCTTATCTCTGCATTATATTTTGTCTGATGAAACTACCAGTCAAGCTTACAGAGAGCCATCAATACTTACCATAGGAGGATGTTTCTCAAACAGAACAAGCAGAGCCTGCAAAATGGTGTTGGAAAACCGAGGACCAATAGGTACATACTCTGAAAAACAACAGTAACTACAAGTAACAAGTCTAGAACTCATTAACATCAATGCTGTAACGATACCATGTAATTTGATCACAACatataactatatatatatatatatatatatatatatatatatatatatatatatataaagcagaCTATGGGCAAATCAAGGCTGAGAAAGTCAATCAAAGACCACTACAACTTGCCTAAATGAATGCAATTTAACACTAGCCATTTGAGCCTACCAAATAGGTTTCAGCTCCAGCATATTTCAAATATAGCTCCACATGCCTTGTAGTCTATACAACAGCATTTTACAATCAAACAGCAAATCAAACTGTTTCCAGCTGTCTGTAAATTGAGTTAAAATGAGTAATAAAACAACTAAGCAGTATGCTTTCTAGCCTGAAGAGAATCGCCTGTTGCAAAGTTCCCTGATTTCCTATTGTTtctcaatttcaattttgtgcCAAACATTGTTCCATATGTCTTTCTATTGTTTGCAAGAAATACAACTGTCTGCTTAGCAAATTCCTCCTTTTAAGCTGCAACTTCATAAAACAAGTCCAGATAAAATGAATTTGTTCCTACCTACAAGACGCTCGatgttgtctacaacaatGACACTGAGTTGAGATTTGTATGCGTCGTCAAAAATCTTCTTGATTGCAAGACATTTGGCAGATTCTGTGTAGCCAACCATGTTCTCTGGTGAACAAATTTTCACAAACGGAAAGTTGGAGGTCAttgcaatttttgttgctAGAGCAGTCTTGCCAGCTCCAGAAGGACctgcacaacaaacacatagtATAAGAACAAAGTCTGTAATTGGTAGACAATGTGCTAACTACACAATGATGTACAAATAAACAATCTCAACTAACAACGAAGCATCCAACCTACTGCCATTAGAACAAAACGCAAACATCTCAAAACATGAATATTACAAATGTCCAAATAAACATGTACAAGCCTAGAAAGCATCTTTCTCCTCCTGAGGGGGAgacgaccggctggacactcgagcctaggtTTCTTTTAGAAGCAGAAATGGTTGTGTGTGGAGCCCAATACTAACTGAAAATGTCCTTCATTCAAGATAACAAGAGCCTCTGCCTAAATAGACGCCTGGAGTGCTTAATTTGGTGGAAATTAGCTTATAAAGTTGTTTGATTTAATCACTTACCCTCAAGCAGTACACTAACAAGTGGTGTCTTGTCACTGTGTTGTGTCTGCTGAACAAAAAGCTCTCCATTCTCCAAAATGCGATGAACAGGACGACCCCAGTCTACAACACCTAAAACAAAGAACAATGAAACAGCAAAAGAAAATGGACAACTGTAACCACAAACTATAATACAAATATTGAGGTCAACTGTGCATGGTCAATGCAACTACATACTAAACATTTGACAGTAGACCTGCTAAACCACCTCCCTATCTTGTTGCTACTTGCATGATTTGTGTCAGTTAGCTACTGTACATAGATTAGAATAGCTAGTAAACTATCGTGCCTACCATTTCTGATAAACTTCTCAAAGTCTTCAGTGCTTACACCAAATGCCTATACATAACAGTCTATATTAATAAATCTAGCCACCAAACAACCAACCAGAGAACATACAGGCTTAACATCATTCTCCAAAGCACTCAGAAAATCATTCATATCAATAAGAACCTTCTCAGCGGCCTCTGCATCAACGTGCACCTTGGAATCAGCCTGTAGATGGAGCAGATCCAAAGTGATCAATGTAACCATGACTCTTAACTACTCCAATAATACTGTACAGTTATCAGAGAAGACTAACAGCCCGTCTTTATGTCCACCCACATAGCTGTCTACCTGTCCATTTCTGTTCCAAACAATGCCTTCACACGTTTGcatgtctgcctatctgtcacACAAATTCGGTACCACATGCTACACATATCACACCTTGATTAGCCTATTCATTGCACACGATTGAGCAGCTCGAACAAGTCCTTCAATTTCAGCACCTGAAAAGTTTTTGGTGAGACGAGCTAGTTGTCCAAAATCAACATCAGAATGCAGCTTCTTGTGTTCTCGCATTttgcctgtatgtatgttaaaTATTTGCAGTCTACCAAACTCATCAGGAAGTCCTACAAATCAAAtacaatttcatgaacaaaTATGACATACTTatgtattggtgtgtgtgtgtgtgtgtgtgtgtgtgtgtgtgtgtgtgtgtgtgtgtgtgtgtgtgtgtgtgtgtgtgtgtgtgtgtgtgtgtgtaaagttCAATAACAATGTAGAATTGACATTAATTGACAAACCAATCTCCATTTGAACTTCAAGTCTTCCTGGTCTTAGCAAAGCTTCATCTATAAGATCCCTCCTATTAGTCATTCCTACACAACTACAAGTAAACCACATGGTACAGTCAATACAAAGAATGCAACACAACCAACCAATCACTAAAATGTTGTTCAGCTGTTCAACACCATCGACCTAAATGAACAACGTGTTAGAAATACCTTAGCTTACAACTAAAATTTTCACAATCCAAACATGCTACCAAAATTTGAGTAGCCAACGGATAAACTACAAtagcgcacacacgcacgcacgcacgcgtgcacacacacacgtacacaaacaaacacacacacacacacacatgtatacacacacacacgcgcgcacacacacacacacgcgcacacacacacacacacacgtgcgcgcgcacacacacacacacacacacacacacacaccgtccCCATAAATGTAGCATTTGTCATTTCATTCAACTCACCTTTGCTAACAATTGGTTGACAACAGTATCATGAACTCCTGCACTGCCAGTCTACACAAATAGTTACATCGTTCTCTCTCTATTacatatacaaatacaatttTCTTACAATAGATCCTCGTTGTTTACAAATTGCATCTATTTCATCAAAAATTATGATATGAAGTCCACTGTTAGCACCAGCtcgtttctgctcatcctcagcagcagcaaatagTCGTctttaaataaacaaacaataaatgagattcaattactaaacatacaaattaatatcaacattcaATTAAAGAGTCACGTAATCAATGCTtaataacacaaacataaatgttaataaacaacaaacaaatgtaagAGTCAGTCAGCAGATATTGATGCACAAAGAACGTGATATAATTGACCTGATGTTTGCCTCTGACTCTCCAACATATTTATTCAAGATCTCTACAATAGAACATACATCACACAATGAACATAACCACAACTTAAATAATCATTATCTCTATATCTAAACCATTGATTtggtattgacagacagatagacagacaaacaaaccccccacagacagacagacagacagacagaatcaagtttattgtcaacaatcttcactactacaaacagttattgttaaaatgaaatgttctacttgtagtccgagactattgctaatgagtaaaacactgaatgtctctatctactcccaaaacactgtcatctcctaatgagcgcacagaaagccttgacagcttccgcaaaatcactctgctgttgcatttttgaagagtaatagacagtcttttcctccagaaggttttaaactctaccgacagacagacagacagac includes:
- the LOC134194392 gene encoding vesicle-fusing ATPase-like, with translation MKVTRSPSDDLSLTNCAFAHPDDFPNEDQRYVQMATRHGHEQFLFTLKRSPNIAKGSIGLSLVQRKWTNVTIGEEVEVANFNFSNNYLISSLVLELDYLTKPRGGVQDSYNTDDMATDFTTQFNGLGITVNQNLYYKFGETKLLSAKVKSLEVADVAVLKGVSGKSSQAAQQGVIMPNSRILFERADNSPLVLTGKAKGEQAKMSLINPEWDFQKMGIGGLDKEFSAIFRRAFASRVFPPEIVEQMGVKHVKGILLFGPPGTGKTLMARQIGTMLNARTPEIVNGPEILNKYVGESEANIRRLFAAAEDEQKRAGANSGLHIIIFDEIDAICKQRGSITGSAGVHDTVVNQLLAKVDGVEQLNNILVIGMTNRRDLIDEALLRPGRLEVQMEIGLPDEFGRLQIFNIHTGKMREHKKLHSDVDFGQLARLTKNFSGAEIEGLVRAAQSCAMNRLIKADSKVHVDAEAAEKVLIDMNDFLSALENDVKPAFGVSTEDFEKFIRNGVVDWGRPVHRILENGELFVQQTQHSDKTPLVSVLLEGPSGAGKTALATKIAMTSNFPFVKICSPENMVGYTESAKCLAIKKIFDDAYKSQLSVIVVDNIERLVEYVPIGPRFSNTILQALLVLFEKHPPMGRRLLIIGTTSQKDVLEMMGMTAVFNTICHVSCISNGSELLAALQALDVFEDSELEEIKKKVGKHSLWIGIKNLLILVEMARQSSKATRVAKFLDLLRDEADYKGPSH
- the LOC134194394 gene encoding cotranscriptional regulator FAM172A homolog isoform X1: MLHICMHASARREHLIWFATFLQVLFAQPMGQFLTKYIRGERKHHFADSLKGFKYQFNADGQLRHTETGDQFEFMIKDNDHQYNQRRYEALGKIIDKYIYLQLEEETHLKRIKIPVDAEQDEPVGFFFASDDAETNTDRLMVIIHGSGVVRAGQWSRRLIINDRLETGSQLPYIKKAIEKGYSVIVTNTNLNYQEDDSTKRLIRGSESPEEHMLYVWRNFVKKCPARHVDVLAHSYGGIVTVHWLNMEKDARDRVCKVAFTDSVHGMYKQGVTQETADWFIKNSINWVSTFAPLNTYQGQLKNDVHKLSAGTDVHELTSHSCFDTIFKYFSADDTTFDFLNREAIELEMEITFSNSKAIYREGVDEIDELMNEQEVKGKPQEQRLEADNGGSSMQEHKDTNQVGLEEQEDEAARTIENQQENGQCPHTDDALQVQTETEGNCDEQKPKQEETSQSSGKELTVQSLPEVSVEDKGGEHAGKLQNMENKEETMDNELTETVTV
- the LOC134194394 gene encoding cotranscriptional regulator FAM172A homolog isoform X2, with product MLHICMHASARREHLIWFATFLQVLFAQPMGQFLTKYIRGERKHHFADSLKGFKYQFNADGQLRHTETGDQFEFMIKDNDHQYNQRRYEALGKIIDKYIYLQLEEETHLKRIKIPVDAEQDEPVGFFFASDDAETNTDRLMVIIHGSGVVRAGQWSRRLIINDRLETGSQLPYIKKAIEKGYSVIVTNTNLNYQEDDSTKRLIRGSESPEEHMLYVWRNFVKKCPARHVDVLAHSYGGIVTVHWLNMEKDARDRVCKVAFTDSVHGMYKQGVTQETADWFIKNSINWVSTFAPLNTYQGQLKNDVHKLSAGTDVHELTSHSCFDTIFKYFSADDTTFDFLNREAIELEMEITFSNSKAIYREGVDEIDELMNEQEVKGKPQEQRLEADNGGSSMQEHKDTNQVGLEEQEDEAARTIENQQENGQCPHTDDVSSFSFTSSNGDRRKLRRTEAEARGNQPKQRQGINSSKSTRSVSGGQRRRACRKTSKYGK
- the LOC134194394 gene encoding cotranscriptional regulator FAM172A homolog isoform X3: MGQFLTKYIRGERKHHFADSLKGFKYQFNADGQLRHTETGDQFEFMIKDNDHQYNQRRYEALGKIIDKYIYLQLEEETHLKRIKIPVDAEQDEPVGFFFASDDAETNTDRLMVIIHGSGVVRAGQWSRRLIINDRLETGSQLPYIKKAIEKGYSVIVTNTNLNYQEDDSTKRLIRGSESPEEHMLYVWRNFVKKCPARHVDVLAHSYGGIVTVHWLNMEKDARDRVCKVAFTDSVHGMYKQGVTQETADWFIKNSINWVSTFAPLNTYQGQLKNDVHKLSAGTDVHELTSHSCFDTIFKYFSADDTTFDFLNREAIELEMEITFSNSKAIYREGVDEIDELMNEQEVKGKPQEQRLEADNGGSSMQEHKDTNQVGLEEQEDEAARTIENQQENGQCPHTDDALQVQTETEGNCDEQKPKQEETSQSSGKELTVQSLPEVSVEDKGGEHAGKLQNMENKEETMDNELTETVTV